Genomic segment of Streptomyces sp. NA02950:
CCTCACCGGCGGCATCGTCAGCATCGAGGACACCGCCAACCGCGTCCTCGCCTACTCCCGCTCCACCGACTCCGACGAGGTCGACGACCTGCGGCGGCTCTCCATCCTCGGCTGGCAGGGTCCGGAGGCGTATCTCTCCAGACTGCGCCGCTGGGGCGTGTTCCAGCGGCTGCGCGCCTCCGACGAGGTGATCTCCATCGACAGCCACCCGGAGCTGGGCATCCGCCGCCGTCTCGCGGTGGCCGTACGCTCCGGCGACCGGCAGCTGGGCACCATCTGGGTGCAGGAGGGCGCGTCGCCGCTCACCGAGCGGTCCGAGCAGGCCCTCACCGGCGCGGCCCGCGTCGCCGCCCTCCACCTGGTACGACGCCGCCGGGAGCTGTCCGCGGACGTCACGCTCACCGCGACCCTCTCGGCCGGGCTCCTGGAGGGCAGCACCGGACCGCAGCCGCTCGCGACCCACGTGGGCGTGGACCCGGGCCGCCCGGCCGCCGTCCTCGGCTTCTCCTACGGCACCGCCGGGGCCACCGGACCGGAGCTGGCCCGGACGGAGGTCACCAACCTGATCTCGGTCCACACCGCCGCCCGCCACCGCAGCGCCCTGGTCACCCCGCTCGACCAGCGCATCTACGTTCTGCTGCCGCAGCTTCCGCGCAGCATCGACCTCGGCACACTGCGCTCCTGGGGCGAGGAGATCGTCGAGGCCGCACACCGCCATCTGGGACTGCCGCTGCGCGGCTCGGTCGGCCGTATCGTCCCGGGGCTCGCCGACGTCCCGGCCTCACGCCGCGAGGCGGACCGCATCCTCGACGCGATGGTGCGCACCGGAGGGGCCACGACGGTCGCGGCCCTTCCGGACATCCAGGCGGAGGTGCTGGTCAGCGAGATCCTCGGACTGCTCGCCGAACGCCCCGGTATGCGCGACCCCCGGCTGACCGCCGTGGTCGCCCACGACGACCGCCACCGGGGGCAGCTGGCGGCGTCGATCCTGGCGTATCTGAACGCGTTCGGCGACGTCCGGGCGGCCGCCGCCGAGTTGCACGTCCACCCGAACACACTCCGCTACCGGATCCGCCGCGCCGAGGAACTCACCGGTCTCGACCTCACCCGCGCCGACCAACGCCTCCTGGCCATGCTCCAACTCCGCCTGCCGCCGTCCGACCCCTGATCGGTTCCGCCGGGGGGCCGCGGTGCCCACCGGGGGTGCCCCTGGGGGTGGCTCTACCGGACCGTTCCCTTCGCGCTGGGGCCTCCATGGCGTCGTCGGGTCCGTCCCGGCGGGTCCTGGGCTCCGCCCGTGGCCGGACGAGCCGACGCCGAACGGGCCGCGAGCAGGTAGCGGGCGGCTGCGCCCGGCGGCGGACCGGCCGCTACCCCGCACGGAGTGCGCCGCGCCCCCCGCCCCGCCGGGCGGGCCAACCGCCGCGCGTGCCGCACCCGTCGGCGGGGCGGGCCGTCAGCCCGCAACGGGCGTACGGCGGTTCCGCTCCCGCGGGTGCCGGGGTGTGGCGGCTCGCCGCCGCCGAGCGGAGCCCTGGCCGAGCGGAGGCGGCCGGGTCAGCCGGTGGGGAGGGGCGCGGTCCCCGGGGCGGCCGGGGTCGGCGGACCCGGCGTGGGGACGTGGTCGCAGTCGTCCCGGGTGGGGAGGGGCCAGGCGACCAGGCCCTGGTCGGGCAGGTCGACGTAGTCGCAGTCCGCGTCGGCGACGACGCGGCGCGGCGGGGAACCGGTCAGGTGGGCGGTTACGTAGGCGGCGCTGGTGCGGGTGATGTCGCGGGTCAGGCCCAGGGGGAGCAGCGCGCGGGTCTCGGCGATGGCCTCGTCCTCACCGGCCCGCAGGACCACCCGGACCTCCGGGTCCACCCCGTGGGCGGCCACGGCGACGGCGATGTTGTCCAGTTCCTCGGAACCGACCGCGGCGAGCGCGTCCGCCCGGGCCAGGCCGAGCCGGGCGAGCACCTCACGGTCCTCGCCGTGGGCGAGCACCACGGGGATCCGCATCGTGCGCGCGAGGCGGAGGTTGGGGGCTGTGGGTTCCCGTTCCACGCCGATGACGGGCACCCCCACCTGACGCAGCGTCTGGCACAGCCGCAGTCCCACCTGCCCGAGCCCCACGACGATGACGTGCCCCGCGCGCGGCAGCACCCGCCGCCCCAGCACACCGACCAGCCGGGCGCCGAGCAGCCGGTCCACGATGCCCGCCGTGAGCAGGGCGGTGAACCCGACCGTCACCAGCATCGCGACCCCGGACATCACCTCGTATCCCGGGTGGCCGCCGTGCGGGACGGCGGGCCCGACCCCGGCGACGACCCGGGCGGCCTCCAGGAAGGCGGTGCTGGCGGGCTTGTGGAAGACGCCGACCAGCCACAGCCAGTCCAGCGCCAGCACCGCGACGATGCCGAGCAGCCCGATGAGCAGCAGCCGGGCGTCCGCGTCATGGGGCTGCAACTGGCCGCGCAGCCGCCCGAACACGGCACGTCGCCGGGCCGCCGCGCTCGGCCGCCAGGCGGTCTCCACCAGACGGCCGTCCGCGCGGCGGACCGCGACCGGGCCCTGTCCGTCGTCCCACACGGCCAGCACACCGCGTTCCACGCACGGACCGGCCAGCGAGGGCGCCAGCAGATCGGCGGGGGAGACCGTCACACAGTGCCGCAGCAGCGACTGGAGCTGCCGCGCCACGGTGCGGTCGAAGACCGTGGCGACGATCCGGACGGTGTCGCAGAGATGCCGTACCGCCAGGGCGTAGCGCAGCGCGGACAGGTCGTCGCCGACGAGCACGGCGACCCCGGCGGGCCGTGCGGCGAGCGCGTGCCGCACATCCTGGTCGTCGGGGGCGGCGAGGTGCTGGACGGGGCGGCCGTTCTCCGAGACGGCCGCGCAGACCCGCCTCGCCAGCGTCGTCGCGCCGATGACCACGATCCGGCCGCCGCGGCGCCCCGTCCCCGCCCCCGCACCCTCGTACGTGTCCATGGCGCTGGCTCCCTCGGTCGGCTCGGGACACTCACGCTAGGTCGGGGGCGGGGCCCGGAACGCTGTGCGGCAGGCCAAGGTGGCGGCCACCGCGTTGTACGGGCGGACGTTGCCCCGGTCCGGCCGGGAGAGCCGGACGGAGGGGCGCACACTCCGGAGTCCGGGGCTTCCGGCGACCGCATTGGCCGCCCGCACAGTTCTTGGCCGGGATGTTGGCGAACTTCACAGATACGCCGCCTCACCCCCCTGCCTACGCTTGCGCACATTCATCCCGAGTCGCTGCGGTTCACTCCCACGACTTCTCCCACAAGGAGACGGAGCGGAAGACGGAGCGACCTGCGGACGCGCGGGTCAGCGCCGCGCCAGAGCCTCAGGCCCCCGGCCCGGTGGGCCCTCGACCGGCCGACACCGCCCCATGCGCACCAGCCCCCCTCGTGCGCACCGCTGATGACGCGATCCCGGCAGCGCGATCCCGCCCGCCGGATCCGCCGAAACCCTCACCCACCACGCAATGGATGTCGAGATGACTACACGTCCCCCTGCTTCCGTGGCTTCTCCCTCCTCGCCCCCCGGCTCCGCCGGCCCTCCGGGCGGCGGAGCTCCGCCCGACTCGGGGCTCCAGAGCGGTCTCAAGAACCGCCATCTGTCCATGATCGCCGTCGGCGGAGTCATCGGCGCGGGCCTCTTCGTGGGCTCGGCGTCCGGTATCGCCGCGGTCGGCCCCGGCATCCTGCTGTCGTACGCCCTGGTCGGCGCGCTCGTCGTGTTCGTGATGCGGATGCTCGGCGAGATGGCGGCCGCCAACCCCACCTCCGGTTCCTTCTCCGCCTACGCGGACCGGGCGCTCGGCCGCTGGGCGGGCTTCTCCATCGGCTGGCTGTACTGGTTCTTCTGGGTCGTGGTGCTGGCCGTGGAGGCGACCGCGGGCGCGGTGATCCTCGAGGGCTGGGTACCGGCCGTACCGCAGTGGGCCTGGGCGCTGATCGTGATGGTCCTGCTCACCGCCACCAACCTGGCGTCGGTCGGCTCCTTCGGCGAGTTCGAGTTCTGGTTCGCGGGCATCAAGGTCGTGGCCATCGCCGCCTTCATCATCCTGGGTGCCCTGGCGATCGCCGGTGTGCTGCCCGGCTCCGACGGCGCCGCGACCGGCTTCGGCAACCTCACCGAGCACGGCGGCTTCCTGCC
This window contains:
- a CDS encoding CdaR family transcriptional regulator; protein product: MDPAAEAPHSGSGISLRQLLMSLGEPLVELQAAPAGLDVTIRGVALLDPEDEPAAHPGELVLAIGVRGRAALPALRAGGRAGAAAVAVKVDAPGQAAALSEAAAEAGVALLSIRRDARWEQVDALARAALEDVPLDRGAEGYEEAEGDLFSLAQTTAVLTGGIVSIEDTANRVLAYSRSTDSDEVDDLRRLSILGWQGPEAYLSRLRRWGVFQRLRASDEVISIDSHPELGIRRRLAVAVRSGDRQLGTIWVQEGASPLTERSEQALTGAARVAALHLVRRRRELSADVTLTATLSAGLLEGSTGPQPLATHVGVDPGRPAAVLGFSYGTAGATGPELARTEVTNLISVHTAARHRSALVTPLDQRIYVLLPQLPRSIDLGTLRSWGEEIVEAAHRHLGLPLRGSVGRIVPGLADVPASRREADRILDAMVRTGGATTVAALPDIQAEVLVSEILGLLAERPGMRDPRLTAVVAHDDRHRGQLAASILAYLNAFGDVRAAAAELHVHPNTLRYRIRRAEELTGLDLTRADQRLLAMLQLRLPPSDP
- a CDS encoding NAD(P)-binding protein, translated to MDTYEGAGAGTGRRGGRIVVIGATTLARRVCAAVSENGRPVQHLAAPDDQDVRHALAARPAGVAVLVGDDLSALRYALAVRHLCDTVRIVATVFDRTVARQLQSLLRHCVTVSPADLLAPSLAGPCVERGVLAVWDDGQGPVAVRRADGRLVETAWRPSAAARRRAVFGRLRGQLQPHDADARLLLIGLLGIVAVLALDWLWLVGVFHKPASTAFLEAARVVAGVGPAVPHGGHPGYEVMSGVAMLVTVGFTALLTAGIVDRLLGARLVGVLGRRVLPRAGHVIVVGLGQVGLRLCQTLRQVGVPVIGVEREPTAPNLRLARTMRIPVVLAHGEDREVLARLGLARADALAAVGSEELDNIAVAVAAHGVDPEVRVVLRAGEDEAIAETRALLPLGLTRDITRTSAAYVTAHLTGSPPRRVVADADCDYVDLPDQGLVAWPLPTRDDCDHVPTPGPPTPAAPGTAPLPTG